The sequence AGATTAATAATAgattaataatattatattattatattatattaataattatattatatttattatatcaataattacattaataattataatagatTAGtaatagattattattattattatgaggcAAGTAATCAATAAACACCAAGGATAATCTTGATCAAGATGCAGTAGACAAACTTGAAACATTCTAGATGTGCAAGGGCACCTGTATGTGCCTTACTGATGTATCAGCCTAGAGACACTTCAGAGAGAAAGCTGTTACAGATGTTGAATcactttaaaatgtcttcatcCCCATAATGGTATGTCAATACAGAGATCATTGGCTCTAAGGGACTCTATCTTCCAAATACTTTTCTAAATGCCTGCTTAACATCTTTGTTCCTTAGGCTATAAATGAATGGGTTCATCATAGATGTTATGACTGAATAGAACACTGAGATCACCTTATCCCCCTCATTCATTTTCTTGGAATTTGGACGCATATAGGTAAATATTGTTGATCCATAGAAGAAGACAACAACAATGAGATGAGAACCACATGTAGAAAAGACCTTGAGTCTCCTCTCCCCTGCCCGTATCTGAATCACAGTGGAGATAATATTCCAGTAAGAGGAAAGGATAAGGGAGAGAGGACCGAGGAGAATTATCACACCCATGGCAAAGATGGCCATCTCAGCTTTGTAAGTTTCTTCTGAAGCCAACTTCAAGAGTGCAGGAGGTTCACAAAAATAATGATTAATTATGTTCTTGCCATGGTATGAAAGATATAAAGTAAATGTTGTATCTACTAGAGACACAAGCGCTCCACTAGTCCAAGATCCTATGGACAGCTGAACACAAATCCTCTGGGTCATGAGAGTGGAGTAGTGAAGGGGCTTGCAGAcagccacatagcggtcatagga comes from Cervus elaphus chromosome 1, mCerEla1.1, whole genome shotgun sequence and encodes:
- the LOC122695228 gene encoding olfactory receptor 2D3-like, with protein sequence MGTKNQTYLTEFILLGLSSDQHTQIMLFVIFLIIYLLTVFGNLLIILLIHIDSRLHTPMYFFLKNLSLSDLLFSTTIVPQMLFHLLVTRKTISKPGCSIQMIFFLVAGGTESSLLAVMSYDRYVAVCKPLHYSTLMTQRICVQLSIGSWTSGALVSLVDTTFTLYLSYHGKNIINHYFCEPPALLKLASEETYKAEMAIFAMGVIILLGPLSLILSSYWNIISTVIQIRAGERRLKVFSTCGSHLIVVVFFYGSTIFTYMRPNSKKMNEGDKVISVFYSVITSMMNPFIYSLRNKDVKQAFRKVFGR